From one Formosa sediminum genomic stretch:
- the pheT gene encoding phenylalanine--tRNA ligase subunit beta — translation MKISYNWLKQFIKTDWSAEQTGELLTDLGLEVEGITAFQSVKGGLQGIVVGEVLTCVQHPNADRLKITTVNIGAETPVQIVCGAPNVDAGQKVPVATIGTTLYTETGEAWTIKKGKIRGEDSFGMICAEDELGLGQSHDGIMILDADLKPGTPAADIFDVEDDLVFEIGLTPNRADAMSHYGTARDLRAGLLQKEIHAELITPSVSAFHVNNRAFRVDVDVQNKDLAPRYCGVSISGVKVEESPKWLQNRLKAIGLTPKNNVVDATNYVLHDLGQPLHAFDYNKISGQKVIVKTVEAGTTFTTLDGIERTLHEDDLMICDAEKPMCIAGVFGGEQSGVTENTSNVFLESAYFNPVSVRKTAKRHGLNTDASFRFERGIDPNLCEYALKRAALLIIELAGGEISSDIFDSYSNKIEDFQVRLSFDNAKRLIGEEIPKDIIKRILMSLDIKINNVTETGLGLTIPAYRNDVQREADVIEEILRVYGYNNVKTSEKLQASISNSSRFEDHKLQNIIGTQLAAQGFFEIMANSLTSPDYVALSEQLKAEHNISMLNPLSNDLSVLRQSLLFSGLEAVSHNINRRRPHLKFFEFGKTYHQYNENREEFKHLSLFVTGNKTSETWNSPAQKTDFFYIKGVISTVLERLGLSKYKTAPISNDIFSEGLEFGLGKTKLVTFGLIKSSILKHFDISQQVLFADFNWDAIIDFAKHNKTKYSEIAKHPEVRRDFALLLDDQVTFEDIFTIAKQTEKQLLKEVNLFDVYQGNNLPKGKKSYAVSFILQDEQKTLTDKQIDKIMSKLQSNFEQKLGAELR, via the coding sequence ATGAAGATTTCGTATAATTGGTTAAAACAATTTATTAAAACTGACTGGTCTGCAGAGCAAACCGGAGAACTTTTAACAGACCTTGGTTTAGAGGTTGAAGGTATTACTGCTTTTCAATCTGTAAAAGGAGGCTTACAAGGTATTGTTGTAGGAGAAGTACTAACTTGTGTGCAACATCCAAATGCAGATAGATTAAAAATTACTACAGTTAATATAGGTGCAGAAACTCCTGTACAAATTGTTTGCGGCGCACCTAATGTAGATGCTGGACAAAAAGTTCCTGTAGCTACTATTGGAACCACTTTATATACAGAAACAGGAGAAGCTTGGACTATAAAAAAAGGAAAGATTAGAGGCGAAGACAGCTTTGGAATGATTTGCGCTGAAGACGAACTTGGTTTAGGGCAGTCTCATGATGGTATTATGATTTTAGATGCCGATTTAAAACCTGGAACACCAGCAGCAGATATTTTTGATGTAGAAGATGACTTGGTTTTTGAAATTGGATTAACTCCTAACCGTGCAGATGCAATGAGTCATTATGGCACTGCTCGCGATTTAAGAGCAGGATTACTTCAAAAAGAAATACATGCTGAATTAATTACACCTTCTGTAAGTGCATTTCATGTTAACAATAGAGCTTTTCGCGTAGATGTAGATGTCCAAAATAAAGATTTAGCACCGCGTTATTGTGGCGTAAGTATCTCTGGTGTTAAAGTTGAAGAATCTCCAAAATGGTTACAAAACAGACTTAAAGCCATTGGTTTAACCCCTAAAAACAATGTGGTAGATGCTACTAATTATGTACTACATGATTTAGGACAACCGTTACACGCCTTTGATTACAACAAAATATCTGGACAAAAAGTAATTGTAAAAACTGTTGAAGCAGGTACGACATTTACCACTTTAGATGGTATTGAACGTACTTTACATGAAGACGACCTTATGATTTGTGATGCCGAAAAACCTATGTGTATAGCAGGTGTTTTTGGTGGCGAACAATCTGGCGTAACAGAAAACACCTCAAATGTGTTTTTAGAAAGTGCTTATTTTAATCCTGTAAGTGTACGTAAAACTGCAAAACGTCACGGGTTAAACACAGATGCTTCGTTTAGATTTGAAAGAGGAATAGACCCAAATTTATGTGAATACGCATTAAAACGTGCAGCTTTACTTATAATTGAACTTGCTGGAGGAGAAATCTCTAGCGATATTTTTGATTCTTATAGTAATAAGATCGAAGACTTTCAAGTACGTTTAAGCTTTGATAATGCAAAACGTTTAATTGGTGAAGAAATTCCTAAAGATATAATTAAACGCATTTTAATGTCTTTAGATATTAAAATAAATAATGTTACAGAAACGGGACTAGGTTTAACTATTCCTGCGTATAGAAACGATGTACAAAGAGAAGCTGATGTTATTGAAGAAATACTACGCGTATACGGATATAACAACGTTAAAACCTCAGAGAAACTACAGGCATCCATCTCAAATTCGTCACGCTTTGAAGATCATAAACTTCAAAATATTATCGGGACACAGTTAGCTGCTCAAGGTTTTTTTGAAATTATGGCTAACTCTTTAACTTCTCCAGATTATGTAGCCTTAAGCGAGCAGTTAAAAGCTGAACATAACATTAGCATGCTTAATCCTTTAAGTAACGATTTATCTGTATTAAGACAATCGTTATTATTTTCTGGCTTAGAAGCTGTATCGCATAATATAAACAGAAGACGGCCGCATTTAAAGTTTTTTGAATTTGGGAAAACCTACCATCAGTATAACGAAAATCGTGAAGAGTTTAAACATTTATCACTTTTTGTAACAGGTAATAAAACTTCTGAAACTTGGAATAGTCCAGCTCAAAAAACAGATTTCTTTTACATAAAAGGTGTAATTAGTACCGTTTTAGAGCGTCTAGGTCTATCTAAATATAAAACCGCTCCTATTTCTAATGATATCTTTAGTGAAGGATTAGAATTTGGCTTAGGAAAAACAAAACTTGTAACGTTTGGTTTAATTAAATCTAGCATATTAAAACATTTTGATATTTCACAGCAGGTTTTATTTGCCGATTTTAATTGGGATGCCATTATTGATTTTGCAAAACATAACAAAACCAAATACTCTGAAATTGCTAAGCACCCAGAAGTACGCCGTGATTTTGCTTTGTTATTAGACGATCAAGTAACTTTTGAAGACATCTTTACCATTGCAAAACAAACAGAAAAGCAGCTTTTAAAAGAGGTTAACTTATTTGATGTATATCAGGGTAACAATTTACCAAAAGGGAAAAAGAGTTATGCTGTGAGCTTTATTTTGCAAGACGAACAAAAAACACTTACAGATAAACAAATCGATAAAATTATGTCTAAATTACAATCTAATTTTGAACAGAAATTAGGAGCAGAATTAAGATAA
- a CDS encoding cold-shock protein — MKNGTVKFFNESKGFGFIIEEGSSNEYFVHVSGLIDRIEEGDTVEFELKEGKKGLNAINVKVI, encoded by the coding sequence GTGAAAAACGGAACAGTAAAATTTTTCAATGAATCTAAAGGATTTGGATTTATTATCGAAGAAGGTTCAAGTAACGAATATTTCGTTCACGTTTCTGGATTAATAGACAGAATCGAAGAAGGAGATACCGTAGAATTTGAATTAAAAGAAGGTAAAAAAGGATTAAACGCAATAAACGTAAAAGTAATTTAA
- a CDS encoding cold-shock protein produces MNKGTVKFFNDSKGFGFIIEDDTNKEHFVHISGLIDEIREGDAVEFDLQEGKKGLNAVNVKVI; encoded by the coding sequence ATGAACAAAGGAACAGTAAAATTCTTTAACGATTCTAAAGGATTTGGATTCATTATTGAAGACGACACAAACAAAGAACATTTCGTACACATCTCTGGATTAATTGATGAAATTCGTGAAGGTGATGCAGTAGAATTCGATTTACAAGAAGGTAAAAAAGGATTAAACGCAGTAAATGTAAAAGTAATCTAA
- a CDS encoding putative signal transducing protein, producing the protein MDDSDYTKVFTGSFIIIQLIVDKLEAVGIKAIVKDESESARLAGFGASIQGQQDLYVSKEETHDALAIIEAVTSDLEV; encoded by the coding sequence ATGGACGATTCAGATTATACAAAAGTATTTACAGGAAGTTTTATAATTATTCAACTTATTGTAGATAAACTTGAAGCTGTTGGTATTAAAGCCATTGTTAAAGATGAAAGCGAATCTGCTAGACTTGCGGGGTTTGGTGCTTCTATACAAGGCCAACAAGACCTTTATGTTAGCAAAGAAGAAACACATGATGCTTTAGCTATTATTGAAGCTGTAACATCAGACTTAGAAGTATAA
- a CDS encoding ABC-F family ATP-binding cassette domain-containing protein, whose amino-acid sequence MLSVSNLSVQFGKRVLFDEVNTVFNQGNCYGIIGANGAGKSTFLNILSGKIEPTSGHVHLEPGKRMSVLEQNHNLYDEHTVLETVIMGNKPLFKIKTEIDALYADYTDENAEKIGELQVQFEEMNGWNADSDAAALLSNLGINEDYHYTLMKDLDGKQKVRVLLAQALFGNPDVLIMDEPTNDLDYETITWLENFIANFDNCVIVVSHDRHFLDAVCTHISDIDFAKINHYSGNYTFWYESSQLAARQHAQQNKKAEEKKKELEEFIRRFSANVAKSKQATSRKKMIDKLNIEDIRRTSRRYPAIIFERDREAGDQILNVEGLSASIDGEVLFKDIDLNLNKGDKVVVYSKDSRATTAFYQILNNKEQPDSGTFSWGVTTSQSYLPLDNSEYFNNNLNLVDWLRQWATTEEEREEVFVRGFLGKMIFSGEEALKTSNVLSGGEKVRCMLSRMMMVRANVLMLDEPTNHLDLESITAFNNSLKNFKGTVLFTTHDHEFAQTVANRVIELTPSGIIDRYTTFDEYMQDPKTKEQRAKMYNM is encoded by the coding sequence ATGTTATCAGTTTCAAATCTTTCTGTACAATTTGGAAAGCGTGTTCTTTTTGATGAAGTAAACACGGTCTTTAATCAAGGTAATTGCTATGGAATTATTGGTGCTAATGGTGCTGGAAAATCTACTTTTTTAAATATTCTATCAGGTAAAATAGAACCCACATCTGGTCATGTTCATTTAGAGCCTGGCAAACGTATGTCGGTTTTAGAACAAAATCATAATTTATATGATGAACATACTGTTTTGGAAACCGTAATAATGGGGAACAAGCCACTTTTTAAAATTAAAACTGAAATCGATGCTTTATATGCCGATTACACAGATGAAAATGCAGAAAAGATTGGTGAACTTCAAGTGCAGTTTGAAGAAATGAATGGTTGGAATGCAGATAGTGATGCAGCTGCTTTACTATCTAATTTAGGTATTAATGAAGATTATCATTATACGTTAATGAAAGACTTAGATGGTAAGCAAAAAGTACGTGTATTATTGGCGCAAGCTCTTTTTGGAAATCCAGATGTTTTAATTATGGATGAGCCTACCAACGACTTGGATTATGAGACCATTACGTGGTTAGAAAACTTTATTGCTAATTTTGATAACTGTGTTATTGTGGTATCTCACGACCGTCACTTTTTAGATGCCGTGTGTACACATATTTCAGATATCGATTTTGCAAAAATTAATCACTATTCAGGAAACTATACGTTTTGGTACGAGTCGTCTCAATTAGCAGCGAGACAGCATGCTCAGCAAAACAAAAAAGCTGAAGAGAAAAAGAAAGAATTAGAAGAGTTTATTCGTCGTTTCTCAGCAAACGTTGCAAAAAGTAAACAAGCAACAAGTAGAAAGAAAATGATTGATAAGTTAAATATAGAGGATATTAGACGCACAAGTAGACGTTATCCTGCAATTATTTTTGAACGCGATAGAGAGGCCGGAGATCAGATTTTGAATGTTGAAGGACTATCTGCTTCAATAGACGGAGAAGTTTTATTTAAAGATATTGATTTAAACCTTAATAAAGGGGATAAAGTAGTTGTGTATTCTAAAGATTCTAGAGCAACAACAGCTTTCTATCAAATTTTAAATAATAAAGAACAACCAGACTCAGGTACGTTTTCTTGGGGTGTAACTACTTCTCAATCTTATTTACCACTAGATAATAGCGAGTACTTTAATAACAATTTAAACTTGGTAGATTGGTTACGCCAATGGGCAACAACAGAAGAAGAACGTGAAGAAGTATTTGTTCGTGGATTTCTAGGAAAAATGATTTTTAGTGGGGAAGAAGCTTTAAAGACATCTAATGTGTTGTCTGGAGGAGAGAAGGTGCGTTGTATGTTAAGTAGAATGATGATGGTTAGAGCTAATGTTTTAATGTTAGATGAGCCTACAAACCATTTAGATCTAGAAAGTATAACCGCATTTAATAACTCTTTAAAGAATTTTAAGGGTACGGTATTGTTCACTACACACGATCATGAATTTGCTCAAACTGTAGCGAATCGTGTTATTGAATTAACACCAAGTGGTATTATAGATCGTTACACAACATTCGACGAGTATATGCAAGACCCTAAAACTAAAGAGCAACGTGCTAAAATGTACAACATGTAA
- a CDS encoding TlpA family protein disulfide reductase, giving the protein MTCAFLGGEIINPSNNYVVISKENNVLDTVTLDNNNRFLYKINPIDPGLYTFSHGGEIQMIFLEPTDSIVLRLNNLDFDESLVFTGHGAKENNYLINMFLKNELVSNKILKMSQASPEQFEHDLDSIKNEFQNDLNAFKTKYNTSPLFNEIAQANIDYNFYAQKELYPFTSYGKTERKNFESLPKSFYTYRSKIDYNNDKLKNYFPYYSFLKYHFNNIALQRHFTHSNDSVFNNKSLEYNLDKIHLIDSLITNDSIKNSLLKFAAFRYINASNNTEDYLPYLNSYLEKSTSKKNNYQIKNLIESLIKLKPGSTIPNTLVSNEKGNEYQINDFIDGPTAIYFWSYNMKNHFIESHKKIKELRVKYPEIDFIAINIDENKESWVNYLKQHHYSLKNEYRFMTPEKSRQILALNTINRVILVKKDKTIVNSNTNMFSKHFEVELLGLINQ; this is encoded by the coding sequence ATGACTTGTGCTTTTTTAGGAGGTGAAATAATTAACCCTAGTAACAACTATGTTGTTATCTCTAAAGAAAACAACGTATTAGACACTGTTACCTTAGACAATAATAACAGATTTTTATATAAAATAAATCCTATAGATCCAGGGTTATATACGTTTTCTCATGGTGGCGAAATACAAATGATATTTTTAGAACCAACAGACAGTATTGTATTACGACTAAACAATCTAGATTTTGATGAATCTTTAGTTTTTACCGGTCATGGAGCAAAAGAGAATAATTACTTAATTAATATGTTTTTAAAAAATGAATTGGTAAGTAATAAAATTCTTAAAATGAGTCAGGCATCTCCAGAACAATTTGAGCATGATTTGGATTCGATTAAAAACGAATTTCAAAACGATTTGAATGCTTTTAAAACAAAGTACAATACATCGCCTTTATTTAATGAAATCGCGCAAGCCAATATAGATTATAATTTTTATGCTCAAAAAGAATTATATCCTTTTACGAGTTATGGAAAAACAGAGCGTAAAAACTTTGAAAGTTTACCTAAATCATTTTACACTTATAGATCTAAAATTGATTATAATAACGATAAATTAAAAAATTACTTTCCATATTATAGTTTTTTAAAATATCACTTTAACAACATTGCGTTACAAAGACATTTTACACATTCTAACGACAGCGTTTTTAATAACAAATCTTTAGAATATAATTTAGATAAAATTCATTTAATAGACAGTTTAATTACCAACGACTCTATCAAGAATTCCTTATTAAAATTTGCTGCTTTTAGATATATAAATGCTTCTAATAACACAGAAGACTATTTACCATATTTAAACTCTTACCTCGAAAAAAGCACTTCTAAAAAAAATAACTATCAAATTAAAAACCTAATAGAATCTTTAATAAAATTAAAGCCAGGAAGCACTATACCCAATACTTTAGTTTCTAATGAAAAAGGTAACGAGTATCAAATAAACGATTTTATAGATGGTCCTACAGCTATTTATTTCTGGTCTTACAATATGAAAAATCATTTTATTGAAAGCCACAAAAAGATAAAAGAATTAAGAGTTAAATACCCAGAAATAGATTTTATAGCAATAAATATTGATGAAAACAAAGAGAGTTGGGTTAATTACTTAAAACAACATCATTATTCTCTTAAAAATGAATATCGTTTTATGACGCCTGAAAAATCTAGACAAATTTTAGCTTTAAATACTATTAATAGAGTGATTTTAGTTAAGAAAGATAAAACTATAGTTAATAGTAATACCAACATGTTTTCTAAACATTTTGAAGTGGAGTTATTAGGTTTAATTAATCAATAA
- a CDS encoding alginate export family protein, producing the protein MKKQLIVLALFLGSLQALQAQFTLDGEFRPRAEYRHGFGSVMPESAEPAFSISTRARLNAGYKTDAYSFYLSMQDVLVWGENRQINTVDANNSFAIFQAWADIKLGSGFSTKLGRQVLSYDDQRIMGGLDWAQMGRNHDAALIKYKKDGFMFDVGLAFNQDFDSYTSNISGYVGTGNEYTEDPGFFTYKAMQYGYLKKEWSTFSASVLILNNTFQNFELVDGVRTYDGFGVSSLQTIGTHLNYKSGAFGLAGNAYLQTGERVNELSVKSAFLVGLEATYKLSGGIGLGAGVEVISGNDADAGETGAFFPLYGTNHKFNGFMDYFYVGNHANSIGLVDVHVSANFKLNETSSLLVKVLNFSGEQELASGEKSLGTELDLVYSKTFKGFALKLGYSQMFASDGMYELKGVAENDAADTQNWAWAMLVLKPKFLNGTK; encoded by the coding sequence ATGAAAAAGCAATTAATAGTTTTAGCTCTTTTTTTAGGGAGTTTACAAGCCCTTCAAGCACAATTTACATTAGATGGGGAATTTAGACCTCGTGCAGAATATAGACATGGATTTGGAAGTGTTATGCCAGAATCTGCAGAACCAGCATTTTCAATAAGTACAAGGGCACGTTTAAATGCAGGATATAAAACGGATGCTTATTCGTTTTACTTAAGCATGCAAGATGTCTTAGTTTGGGGAGAGAATAGACAAATAAATACTGTAGATGCAAACAATTCGTTTGCGATTTTTCAGGCATGGGCAGATATAAAATTGGGTTCAGGCTTTTCAACAAAATTAGGCCGGCAGGTATTGTCTTACGATGATCAGCGTATAATGGGAGGTTTAGATTGGGCACAAATGGGGCGCAATCATGACGCAGCCTTAATAAAATACAAGAAAGATGGTTTTATGTTTGATGTAGGTCTAGCTTTTAATCAAGATTTTGATAGTTATACTAGTAATATTAGTGGTTATGTAGGTACCGGAAACGAATATACAGAAGATCCAGGATTCTTTACGTATAAAGCTATGCAATACGGGTATTTAAAGAAAGAATGGAGCACGTTTTCTGCAAGTGTGTTAATACTTAATAATACCTTTCAAAATTTTGAATTGGTTGATGGGGTAAGAACTTATGATGGTTTTGGAGTAAGTAGTTTACAAACTATAGGAACGCATTTAAATTATAAATCTGGAGCTTTTGGATTGGCAGGTAATGCTTATTTGCAAACAGGAGAGCGTGTTAATGAATTGTCTGTTAAAAGTGCATTTTTAGTAGGTTTAGAAGCAACGTATAAATTGTCTGGCGGTATAGGTTTAGGTGCAGGAGTAGAGGTTATAAGTGGTAACGATGCAGACGCAGGTGAAACAGGAGCTTTCTTTCCGTTATACGGAACCAACCATAAGTTTAATGGGTTCATGGATTACTTTTATGTAGGTAATCATGCCAATTCAATTGGTTTAGTAGATGTGCATGTGAGTGCTAATTTTAAATTAAATGAAACGTCTAGCCTGTTAGTAAAAGTATTAAATTTTAGTGGAGAACAAGAATTAGCTAGTGGTGAAAAATCATTAGGTACAGAATTAGATTTAGTGTACTCAAAAACATTTAAAGGTTTTGCTTTAAAACTAGGATACTCTCAAATGTTTGCCTCAGACGGTATGTATGAGCTAAAAGGCGTAGCAGAAAATGATGCTGCAGACACGCAAAATTGGGCTTGGGCTATGTTAGTTTTAAAACCTAAATTTTTAAACGGTACTAAATAA
- a CDS encoding ABC transporter ATP-binding protein, with amino-acid sequence MNTKITTTRIPHLDGENGIIYPSANVMLDLNQLKKVYPTPKGEYVVLEDLNLKIMKEEFVTIIGHSGCGKTTMLSMIAGLNEITGGSISVLGNRIKGPGPDRGVIFQSPSLMPWMTALQNVLLGVNQVFPDASKAQRHDIAKYYLQKVGLEDAFYKKASDLSQGMQQRVGIARAFAIKPKVLLLDEPFGMLDSLTRGELQDILIEIWNKEKITAVMITHDVDEAIFLADRVVMMTSGPKAKIGDILNIEFERPRTRKSVLEHNDYYAYRKHLIDFLEH; translated from the coding sequence ATGAATACAAAGATAACCACGACTCGAATTCCTCATCTAGATGGCGAAAATGGTATTATTTATCCTTCGGCTAATGTTATGTTAGATTTAAATCAGCTTAAAAAAGTGTACCCGACTCCTAAAGGTGAATATGTGGTATTAGAAGATTTGAATCTAAAAATTATGAAAGAAGAATTTGTAACCATAATTGGACATTCTGGGTGTGGAAAAACCACCATGTTATCTATGATTGCAGGACTTAACGAAATTACAGGTGGAAGTATATCTGTATTAGGCAATCGTATTAAAGGTCCAGGTCCAGATCGGGGTGTTATTTTTCAATCGCCAAGTTTAATGCCTTGGATGACGGCACTTCAAAATGTGTTGTTAGGTGTTAATCAAGTGTTTCCAGACGCTTCAAAAGCACAACGACACGATATTGCGAAATACTATTTACAAAAAGTTGGGTTAGAGGATGCGTTTTATAAAAAAGCTTCAGATTTATCTCAAGGAATGCAACAACGTGTAGGTATAGCGAGAGCCTTTGCTATTAAACCCAAAGTATTGTTGTTAGATGAACCTTTTGGAATGTTAGATTCTTTAACACGTGGTGAACTTCAAGATATTCTTATTGAAATTTGGAATAAAGAAAAGATTACAGCCGTAATGATTACGCATGATGTAGATGAAGCCATTTTTTTAGCAGATCGTGTAGTTATGATGACGAGCGGACCAAAAGCAAAAATAGGAGACATCTTAAATATAGAATTTGAGCGTCCCAGAACTAGAAAATCAGTTTTAGAACACAACGATTATTATGCATACAGAAAACATTTAATAGATTTTTTAGAACATTAA
- a CDS encoding ABC transporter ATP-binding protein, with product MAYLELHNICKTYGHEADAQEVLSNINLTIEEGEFVAIVGFTGSGKTTLVNLINGLIQPTKGEVLFKGQPVSGTSHERGVIFQNYSLLPWLTVAQNIYMAVKEVFPEKSKTELHSLVSDYVEMVNLTPAMHKRPNELSGGMRQRVAVARALAMRPEMIIMDEPLGALDALTRGNLQDEILNIWGQEKRTALLITNDVDEGIYMADRIIPLRPGPNATLGPEFKIDIERPRDKTALNDNPNFKTTRNAIIEYLMDIGNQRKSEAKKQYILPDLQPKSFVGNF from the coding sequence ATGGCATATTTAGAATTGCATAATATATGTAAAACCTACGGACATGAAGCAGATGCTCAAGAAGTACTTTCCAATATTAATTTAACTATTGAAGAAGGAGAATTTGTAGCCATTGTAGGGTTTACAGGAAGCGGAAAAACAACTTTAGTTAATTTAATAAATGGCCTTATTCAGCCTACAAAAGGAGAGGTGTTATTTAAGGGACAGCCTGTTTCAGGCACAAGCCATGAGCGAGGGGTTATATTTCAGAATTATTCGTTATTGCCATGGTTAACAGTTGCTCAGAATATTTATATGGCTGTTAAAGAGGTGTTTCCTGAAAAATCGAAAACAGAATTGCATAGTCTAGTATCAGATTATGTAGAGATGGTAAATTTAACTCCAGCCATGCATAAACGTCCTAATGAATTGTCTGGAGGTATGCGTCAGCGTGTAGCAGTAGCGCGAGCTTTAGCTATGAGACCAGAAATGATAATTATGGATGAACCTCTAGGGGCTCTAGATGCATTAACAAGAGGGAATTTGCAAGACGAAATATTAAATATTTGGGGACAAGAAAAGCGAACAGCATTATTAATTACTAACGATGTAGATGAAGGAATTTATATGGCCGACAGAATTATACCCTTGCGCCCAGGACCAAATGCTACATTAGGACCCGAGTTTAAAATAGATATAGAACGACCGAGGGATAAAACAGCTTTAAATGATAATCCTAATTTTAAAACCACTAGAAATGCAATTATAGAGTATTTAATGGATATAGGAAATCAGAGAAAATCGGAAGCTAAAAAACAATATATATTACCAGATTTACAACCTAAAAGTTTTGTTGGAAATTTCTAA
- a CDS encoding ABC transporter permease — MKQSITLGRVSKFMGLGFLSTLKKVFTGNLDREDFVSFLRKVIVPLTSILLFIGLWHLGAKALYQREANFKIEKALTDQGEAAANEMRACIASGNISCQPNTLPAPSQVWESYKSLLRDHNVISADKAAFKQKTKALNETRIASGQAPITYTGRPSFIDQIVMSLKTVFAGFLLALVIAVPLGILIGLSPTLRSAFNWFIQIFKPVSPVVWYLLVFMIVKTILIDSTDDSSFVISFISVGLCSMWATLVNTAMGVSSVDKDYINVAKVLKLGPFQKVFKVILPSSLPLIFTGLKITLSVAWMVLIAIELLAQSPGLGLFVWEEFQNGANDSNSKIIVAMFVIGIIGFLLDRIMLTIQNAISFNKSEGI, encoded by the coding sequence ATGAAGCAGAGTATAACCTTAGGACGCGTTAGTAAATTTATGGGATTAGGATTTTTAAGTACCTTAAAAAAAGTATTCACAGGAAATTTAGATAGAGAAGATTTTGTAAGCTTTTTAAGAAAAGTCATTGTACCACTTACCTCTATATTGTTGTTTATTGGATTGTGGCATTTGGGAGCAAAGGCGTTATACCAAAGAGAAGCAAATTTTAAAATTGAAAAGGCACTAACAGATCAAGGGGAAGCTGCTGCTAATGAAATGAGAGCTTGTATTGCCTCTGGTAATATTAGTTGCCAGCCTAACACTTTACCTGCACCTAGTCAAGTTTGGGAATCTTATAAATCGTTATTAAGAGATCACAATGTAATTAGTGCAGATAAGGCAGCATTTAAACAAAAAACAAAGGCACTAAACGAAACACGTATAGCTTCGGGTCAAGCACCTATAACATATACTGGGAGACCTTCATTTATAGATCAAATTGTAATGAGTTTAAAAACTGTGTTTGCTGGTTTTCTTTTGGCTTTAGTAATCGCTGTGCCTTTAGGTATACTTATTGGATTAAGTCCAACGTTGCGCAGTGCTTTTAATTGGTTTATTCAAATTTTTAAACCAGTGTCTCCGGTAGTGTGGTACTTACTCGTATTTATGATTGTAAAAACAATTTTAATCGATTCTACAGATGATAGCTCTTTTGTAATCTCATTTATAAGTGTAGGATTATGTTCTATGTGGGCTACTTTAGTAAATACTGCTATGGGAGTGTCGTCTGTAGATAAAGATTATATAAATGTTGCTAAAGTATTAAAATTAGGACCGTTTCAAAAAGTCTTTAAAGTTATATTACCATCGTCTCTCCCTTTAATTTTTACAGGTTTAAAAATTACATTATCTGTAGCTTGGATGGTGCTTATAGCTATAGAATTATTGGCTCAAAGTCCCGGATTAGGATTGTTTGTATGGGAAGAATTCCAGAATGGAGCAAACGATTCAAATTCAAAAATTATTGTAGCCATGTTTGTTATTGGTATAATAGGGTTCTTACTTGATAGAATCATGTTAACCATTCAAAACGCTATATCATTCAATAAAAGCGAAGGTATTTAA